In a single window of the Longimicrobiaceae bacterium genome:
- the queA gene encoding tRNA preQ1(34) S-adenosylmethionine ribosyltransferase-isomerase QueA, with product MEEERDWKTDDFDYELPEELIAQSPAERRDQSRLLVVDRKSGTFQHRVFADLVDLIAPGDVLVLNETRVFPARLKGRRSGGGEAEALLLHPAADDPDLWLAMVRPGAKLRAGRTVFVSDELAVEIVTQLESGERLVRFLTDLPLEEALQRYGEVPLPPYVRRRATEEDRERYQTVYARERGSVAAPTAGLHFTPELLDRIVARGVEIARLVLHVGPGTFRPVEAERPEQHRLHSEWYRVTEEAARTINAARAAGGAVWAVGTTSVRTLETVADKAGVVRAGEGWTDIFIRPPYRFRAVDRLVTNFHLPRSTLLMLVSAFGGHELVLRAYSEAVRQRYRFYSYGDAMAIL from the coding sequence GTGGAAGAGGAGCGAGACTGGAAGACCGACGATTTCGACTATGAGCTGCCGGAAGAGCTCATCGCGCAGTCGCCGGCAGAGCGGCGCGACCAGAGCCGGCTGCTGGTAGTCGATCGGAAGTCCGGGACCTTTCAGCACCGCGTCTTCGCGGACCTGGTCGATCTCATCGCGCCCGGTGATGTCCTGGTTCTCAACGAGACGCGCGTCTTTCCGGCCCGGTTGAAGGGTCGGCGGAGTGGGGGAGGGGAGGCGGAGGCCCTGCTGCTTCACCCTGCCGCCGACGATCCGGACCTCTGGCTTGCGATGGTGCGTCCGGGCGCCAAGCTGCGGGCGGGCCGCACGGTGTTCGTCTCTGACGAGCTGGCGGTGGAGATCGTGACGCAGCTCGAGAGCGGCGAGCGTCTGGTGCGCTTCCTCACCGATCTCCCGCTGGAGGAGGCGCTGCAGCGTTACGGCGAGGTGCCACTCCCTCCCTACGTTCGCCGCCGCGCAACCGAGGAGGATCGCGAGAGGTACCAGACGGTTTACGCCCGCGAGCGCGGGTCGGTGGCGGCCCCCACGGCAGGGCTTCATTTCACTCCCGAGCTGCTAGATCGAATCGTCGCCCGCGGGGTAGAGATCGCACGGCTCGTACTGCACGTGGGACCGGGCACCTTCCGGCCGGTGGAGGCGGAACGGCCGGAGCAGCACCGGCTGCACAGCGAGTGGTATCGGGTGACGGAAGAGGCGGCCCGTACGATAAACGCCGCACGCGCCGCCGGCGGCGCCGTCTGGGCCGTGGGTACCACCTCCGTGCGCACCCTCGAGACCGTGGCCGATAAAGCGGGGGTAGTGCGGGCAGGTGAGGGGTGGACGGACATCTTCATCCGACCTCCGTACCGATTCCGTGCGGTCGATCGGCTGGTGACCAACTTCCACCTCCCGCGCTCCACCCTTCTGATGCTGGTGAGC